The Syngnathus acus chromosome 11, fSynAcu1.2, whole genome shotgun sequence genome includes the window GCCCAGCTTGGCTTTCACATCTGCCGTCTTCTTGACCTTAatcttcctccttctcctcctgtTGTTACATCAACGCTCCTTTACTGGCGTAATGAGAGGCTACGCACATAACGACCTCGatgagctgtcaatcacccGCTCGTTTTGTGCAGATTATCGGTGTAATCTTGTGCACAGCATCTGTCTCAGGTCCAAAGCGCTCGTTCTTTGCCGCCACGCTCATTAAATGCAGCGCTCACTAAATCCTCCTCCCCTTTACACGAGAGCCTGTGGCacgcttgaaaaaaaagaaggacagAGCCGTGATTGGAACCCCGAACATGAAAAGAGCGAGGCGGaacctgtctttttttcttctgggtCCCACCGCCGACCACATAAAGCggtggaaaataaacacacggGACACCGTTGCTGCAGGGTGAGGAAGCAACGCGTTTACTCAACACAGTTTTGGATGCATGTCATCACTGGTCATGTCTTATCTCGTCTACGGGGCCAtcaagtagaaaaaaaaaagtggtctgTGGTTTCTTGTCACGTCTTCTACCTGAGCCAGAATCACACGAGTTTGTTCTCCAGAAGTCTGGAAAAAGCTTCCTGTCAAGCGTCATGCAGTTCCTCTCCAGACCAGCAAGCGTCAGCAGAGCGAGCCGTCCTTGTCCTCGTGCAGGTAGTCCATCTGGTCCAGCTCCCTTTCGCAGTCCTCGCATCCGTCCACGCCGCATCCCTCCAGTACCAGGGCGCCGCCCACGGGATCGGCCGGCCGCGCCTCCGACGCCGTTGGGCCCCCACTCACGCCCACTACCCCCATCCCCGCCACTCCCATCCCCACCAGCGCCCCGCCGGCCCCGCAGGCCAGCGGTCCCACAGCGGGTCCCGCCCCCCGCGGCCACAGTGGGTCCAGGAGTGCCCCCCGCTGGCCCAGCTGGATCAGCTGGCTGACTGAATAGAGACCGCCCCCTGCGCGGAGCACCTCCTCGTAGGATGGGGCGCGGGCGGCGGTGCGAACCTCGTCCAAGCGTACGCGGGCGCGGTGCTTCATCTCGATGATGGTTTTGGTGTAAGAATTGAGCGTGGCCACGGCAGCCGCCATGCAGCAGCTGAACGACAGCCACGCCAGGCTggaggagggagaggggagcGTCAACGCTTCAGGAATTCTGATGACGACGCGTGTGTGCAGACGTACGCAAAGGACCAGCCATAGTCCCACGTCTGAGGCCTCCAGTCTTTGGGCCCGATGCTGACGGTCATCTGGAAGACGGTGGTGTACATCATATGTGCCACCATGCCCATCATGCCTGGGGTGGGGGTTGAGGATTGGCTGATGCGGATTGCagtattataaaaataataaaaagaggcGTGGCACCTGACAGCACGGTGCACATGGCGGCAAAGGCGTTGATCTTGAGGGCGTTCATCTCCCTCTTGGCGCACAGGCAGATGGCCTCCACCCACATGAGCAAGAAGCCCATGGCCAGCAGGCCGATATACATGAACTCGCTGACCACCGACAGCCACAGCACACCTACAGGAGCAGACGCGGGCGTCAACGGTGGCGCCCGGCCGACTAAGGCGGCACCGACCTTGAGTCTCGCCCGGGGTCAGCTCGATGAAGCTGCGACACTTTTCCACCTGGTCCTCCCCTGGAACAAAAACGGCAATCAGCAGACGGCCGTCCGTTTCCTGTACGGCCACTCACCTTCGTTGTGCCTCTCACACGAGAGCCAGAATCCCGTGTGGAAGTAACGCAGCATGTACTTGTCCTCGCCCGTCTCCCAGATGTAATGGACAGCGTTGGCCAGCTGCTTCCTCCTGAGGATGGCCAGCTGCTCCTTCTGCAGCCACGTCAGCGTCACATTGGACGGCGGGTTCCTGGGGTCCGGCGTTGGGGCCTCTGAGGGGGAGGGCGGGGACAATTTTCAGAGACTCTCAGTTTACAGAAGTTTCCTCCAAGACCCGATCTCGGGCCTGATTTTTAAGGCCACCTAGCATGATGACGTCAAGGTTTAAGGAGGATTGAGTGCTGCTTTGCATCCTGGCCCTTCATCGGAAAACTCTTAATCTGATGATTCCTTAGGGCGATGCTGCCCACACATGTGCAACATTGCATAGCacatgctggaaaaaaaaaaaaaagataagccTGCCACAATCCACAAGAGTTGGGAGATTAGCAACAAAGCTTTTGGGGATTACGAGAATCCGCGCCAGTCCGCTGTTTGATAAAACAACGACCGTATGTGTCACAACAGCACTTTGATGCGTGCTCCTTCTCAACTTTGCCACAAAACAAACCCCAAAGTCAGTTCGGCTATTGTCATCAAAAGCACCCGATAAATTGCTTTGCCACTAGGCGGCGCTCTGACCTGTGGTGTAGGGCTGGCTGTTGTTCTGGCCGCAGTTTCTCATCTTGACGGGTGACAGGCAGAGCGGCTTGACCACCTTGTGGGTCCCCTCGCACCAGTACGACGTGCAGAAGGCCGACACGGACAAGCTGAGGGCCAACGAGGTCAACGCCAGTGACAGCAAAGAACGCTGTCGGCGGGACATATTTTCCAACATGGCCGACAGCTCCGCTTCCTCTTGCCGGCTGGGGACCAGGCTCAGAGACGGGGCGGCATGGCCAAACCCAGGCCAGGAGGTTTAAGAAACGGGCGGATGGCAAAGGCGGATGCGCGGACGTCACTTTCCGGCGCTTTGCCGAAGGTCCCGGCTACATGGCAGTGTCCCAACCTTAATGGAGACCAGGCACGTGTTCCACCTCAAAATGGATCGAGTAAGGCACcctccttttttgtttcatgacTCACCCGACGATGATGAGCGGACACCCTCTCCCATCCCGCCGAGTCGTCCTGCGATGAACGTATTCAACGTGATGCCGGGATTTTCCAAAACTGGCCTCTGGTCAATACTGAAAGTTAACAGAACGTCTAAGCAAGTCGGAATGCTAAAACATGAGCAAGTACTAAAACCTAACACGGAGTGCTGAAATAATGGATATATGGATAATTTTGTTACTTCAAATGTCTTGATGACTCACCAGCACGAGCACTTTGTTGCCGCTCccctccgtccgtccgtccgtccatccgtccgttcGGGTGCTGGTGTGGCGCGGTAAAGCCGTCCGCTTTTCTTGGCGTAATCCTGGCGAGTCATCATCACAAGTCATCACAAGTCCATCTGTCGCTAGGCTCCGCTCAGAACGCGCCCGTGCACTCGCACGTCAACTTTGACCCGGGCTCCGATAGCACCAATCAAGTCATCGGCGAGACCCGATCAACTCGGCGACCCGCCGCGTCTGCTGACAAGTACCACCGAATGCTGACAAAATGTTGAAACAGCAGCATAAGATAAAGAATGGAAACAAAGTAAATAATAACAACGCTGACACATTTGATTACTTACTTAGTTTATCCTCAAGCATgacattatcatcatcaccatt containing:
- the LOC119130287 gene encoding germ cell-specific gene 1-like protein produces the protein MLENMSRRQRSLLSLALTSLALSLSVSAFCTSYWCEGTHKVVKPLCLSPVKMRNCGQNNSQPYTTEAPTPDPRNPPSNVTLTWLQKEQLAILRRKQLANAVHYIWETGEDKYMLRYFHTGFWLSCERHNEGEDQVEKCRSFIELTPGETQGVLWLSVVSEFMYIGLLAMGFLLMWVEAICLCAKREMNALKINAFAAMCTVLSGMMGMVAHMMYTTVFQMTVSIGPKDWRPQTWDYGWSFALAWLSFSCCMAAAVATLNSYTKTIIEMKHRARVRLDEVRTAARAPSYEEVLRAGGGLYSVSQLIQLGQRGALLDPLWPRGAGPAVGPLACGAGGALVGMGVAGMGVVGVSGGPTASEARPADPVGGALVLEGCGVDGCEDCERELDQMDYLHEDKDGSLC